TCATCACTTTTACATGTCACACTAGTCTAATTAGAAGTGTGGGTGCAGTACAGCATGCAAACAGCACACTGTATGAAATCATATCCCATGTAAACAAGGAGTTCAATGAGAGTATGTATCCACGTCACAGCAGGCAAGGCGCAGCGTGATCTTCCCAACACCAGAGGCCGTGAACTGAGTAACGTTTGGACTGTTTAAGAAAGAAATACATAAACCCCTCAGATCCTCACGCTCACTGGCTCGTGCAGATGTTTTCCATCGTGTCTGCAGTTTTCTAAATAATTCCATTATTGTCCTATTTTCTATAGCCCACTTTAAATACTGCAGCAACCCACAAGAGAGAGTCTTAGATCGCTTTGATGTTTGAAATGTAAATTTTCATGTAAATGTGCCAGAAATttatgaagaaaataaataatttagtcGCTGTGATAATGTGCAGGAACTAtgcacaaaagcaaacacagccaaaacatgtttttcactTTCTTCTTGATGACTAATCAAACCTGATGGTGGAAGTGAAGAGAAACAGATGTGATAGCAAGGTTTTCATGGCTGAGGAGGTAACGATGCTGTATGATGAATCCTCAAGCTTCATCGACAGctcataataaaaataaacacaaccaGCGTGTCTGAGTGAGAGGGGCCCACATGGGCGAGAAAGAGTAAAATGGGGTGATGCTGCCATCTACTGTGGAAGACAGGAACTTCTCATTTTGAAAAATCTAtaatttccttcttttttgtaCCTGCCCAGATGTTTGTTAACTCTGACTTATGACTCACTGAAGCATTAAAAGAAGGGATGGACCAGTCTTGTGTCTTCACATAGCAGATATCTTAGTATCTTTATCTTAATCTGTCCAAAATATCTTCAACACACGaacatctgaaagtcatgtcctcaacaaacaggaaaaataagCCTGACACAAGACCTGAGAGAAGCTTCTGGACCTTCAGCTGATCCGTCTTGAGCCACAGGTCTCCTTCAAAAAGACTGTAAAGAAGTGCATtaaatatttatctgaaaaCGTAACATCTGACTTCTTATGCAATCTTTTGAAATCATCCATAAACTAGTCATCACATTGTCTCAGGTGATGACTCCTGTGGTGAGAAACAAACTGCTCCTAACTGTGGATCACGCTCACTCCAGACTGTGTTTTAATGTCCCAGGGACAGCTTTAATCTTCCAGACTGCAGCGCTGTGCTCCAGAACGATCACACAGGACTTTCAAACAGAAGACTCGAGTATTAGAGGGATGTGAGAGCAGATATTAATAAAGCATCGGTATAAAAGGCCTCTTTCTGCTTCATGTAATGAGACACATGTTTAAGTATAACAAAAACCACACTTCCAGTTTCAGAGCAGTAAACTCAAGAAGTGTGAGTTTTGAAGTGTTGCTGCCTTCGCCACTGCAATCTGGAGCATCAGGACTTACTGAGTGTGCCATTCATCCCTGGagtatcctgtgtgtgtgtgttgttgtttacCCCTGTTTCTTTTTCACGTGGATAATGTAATTGACCGAGGGAGGGAATTCAGCCTCGGACAGAAGGAAGCATGTAACAGGATCGGCTCGTGCTTGGAGTTTGTGccctttttgttttggttttttggggatttttaaagaaatctttGACTAAAggctgttttgggattttaTTGTGAAGGATCAATatccattatttttttaaaaaaaacttttggaAAGAGCCAATGGGAGCTAAGTTTaccatctgctgctgtcactaTCTGAAACACAACCAAGAAGAGAGGAATGCTATTTTGCGGTTAGAAAAACTCTGTTACGATCCCAACTCGTCACCCTTTATTCCTCTTCTTATTTTAATATACCAAAGTACACATTTATAGTATCctagttttatttctttctctctaGGATGCACAGCACTCCCAGGCCACTTGAGCAGCTATCCAGTGGGTCTAGTGACAGtgagacagaagagaagaacaTATTTGGACCACCACCTTCAAAAACGAGTCAGTGGAAAAACCAGCAAAGCCAGAGGAGCACCGCTGATCAGCGGGCCATCGCAGACAGAGCCGAAAACACTCCCATCAGTCAGGGACTGGATCGAGAGTTACAGGCTTTCATCAGCATGAGAGACCAGACTGACGAGGCTACGGAGGTGACAGAAAACATGCTGTACACTACAGACGCTGAAATAAGCGTAATGAAACAGCAGCGTTTATCGCAAAACTgggaaaaaacatatttataaaaCAATCTGTTCTCATCTGGGTGTGTAACATATAGGAGTCAATCTGCTCACAGGACATGCCACTTAAGCTTGTAAACTTATATAACTTATAAGCATTTGGCTGATTAAACTAAAACTATATAATAGGgaattttttattaatattagtgTGTATTCTCCAGCAGTTTAAAAGACGTCGAGGTATGTCTAAATTCCAGTGAATGCAGCTTAAATTAAGAATTTAAGGAATCtttcaaaaaacacaaacaaaactcaacaTTTACCGGCCAAACTGGAGTTCCTCGTGACTGGATGCTGTCAGAAAATTCCCATCTGCTCTCCACTGGATCTCTAATGTAATAATCTAAAAAGGGCAGACACACAGGTGACTTTCATAGAAGCCTGATTTATGTCAATCAATAATATGAAATAGTGCCACAGATAGCGTTTCAGTGACAAACAAGCCATAATAATTATGAATATGCATAAAAGCCTTGGTTAGATTAGATTAGTGCGAGGCCAGAGGAAAATCTGTTGCTCTCACTCAGAAAATGAGAAAGAATGCAGCTGTCTAAAAACAGCTATTCAGCAAATGTGACCACGGGTCAATTAGTGATTGAGCAccgacacacaaacgcacaaacGACACACAGACCACGTGCTCCTTACTTACTCAGTCACCCAGCGCCTATCACTGCTGTTTATTCGTTAGTTAGACTCCATCATTGTCAGTGTGCTTGTGTTTGGAGGTGGTGGATGTACAAACCCCAGCACGTCTCGACTTTTGATTTTGAATCCTTattttttcagggttttttggTGACATTAGCAAGCAAAAAGtttattggtttgttttttctcaactTTTGAGTCGTGCTTCATTTCTGCGCAGAGGGAACACATCAGGACAGAGGCTGTTTTCTCAGAATTTCAGGACCGCAGCTCAGTGAGCATTTGAGTTTAGTGCACACGTCAGGCTGCAGGACACAGTGGGCACATTGTGTAAATACATTGATGGAGATGTAGGTCATTAGCTTGGCAGGCCGGTCAAAGAGAATATTCACTGCACAATTCTCAGCATGCTGCGGGACTGCTTTTAATAttaggacaaaaacaaaaaactcagcAGGCCTGAAACATTAAAGAGCCCTCACAGTGGTGGGGGCCGAAGGGGTGGGGGGTTATCTAGAAGATGAAGTAGGACATACCACTCTGTCAACTTTGTGCTTTGTATACTTTACagttaaaatctgttttttctgtATAATTTAAAGACAACTTTCAATTTTTAAGAGTGGACTTTTAACAATATTTTAACTCCCAGACAAACACAGTGGCTGTGTGGATCGTGTGAGGAGCCAAAGTGCAAAACATGGGAGACAGAGTTAATAAAAGTCAACTTTAATAGCTAAaccctttttatttctttaactcAGTCACCTACTGCttatcacaaagaaaaaaaccacGTAATCCAACATACAGCAGCAAAAGTCCCATAAGGCAGAAACTTACACTGATAGAGCACAGACGATGTTGCAACAAGAAGGCGGGACTAtttatacacatgtgtataaaTAGTCCCGCCCAATCTACAAATTTGGGATCGGCACACTAGATAATGAGGAACAGGTGAAGACAATCAAGACAAAGAGACAGAGGGGGGATTGAAATAAGACATAACTAAcctccaaagtaaaacaggaacaagagATGAATGAACTGTGAGGGTGTAGCACCCCACCACTCTATACTGTGTCCAAAACCTGGGACCCCCGTTTTGATCAAACTAGGTGGGCTGGTGTGTTTGAAGCAAACTAAATACCACAATGATTCTACAGTTTCCAGTCCTCTGATAGCAACTCCAACATTAAACACACTTACCTGCAGGTTAAAAATCACACACGATTTTAAAGAATTTACACAGACAACCCTTTAACACAAGAAGCTCCTAATAACACGTCCAAAAAGCAAACTGCTAAATATTAAacccataaaataaaatataccttTCAACGAGGACATTGGGTCACTAAAGAATAATAAGTAAACGTCTGAcgaaacaaaaagtaaaaatggctctgtggtcatgaaaataCTAAACAGGATTCAGCCATCATTCATTTTGTTATTCGTACATGTGCGATTCATAAAGCCTGAGGACAACTGACGGCTCTTAAGTGGAAGGTGTGGGTGGATTGGTAAATAACTTTCTGCTGATTCATGAGGCTGACAtttgtgcttttttaaattgaatacacTGCAGAAATATAAGTTGTAAGTTGCATCATCATTAGTATATTTTAATtaggaagtgtttgtgtttgtctacaGGAATGGGAGAAGTTGAATTATGACATACACACCTTGCGCTATGCCAAACGAGAGGTCAGAGCTCGGTGGAAGAAAATCCTGCTTCAGCTCGGTGAGTTCTCGGTTGTTTCCGCTCTTTTCTGCTGCCTGTGTAATTCCCCGTTCTTCCCGCTGCTCATCTCTTTGGATCCCTGCAGGTTACCAGTGTGAGGTGGACGCCTTGCTGTGTGTGAACAAACAGCGCCGATTCAGTCGAGATGAAGAACATCTTAACAAAGCGACTGAACTGTTGACGCAGCTGCTGGACCACACCTCTCTGTTCCCTCCTGGAACAGGACACCAGAACCGATACCTCTGTATCATGGTACACGCAAACACGCATCCATAACATTGTCAACCACGGGTCCCTGGACATTATTCCTACTTTTTCAAAGGAAATATTGGACACTGCAGTATCTTTTacctgttttaaaaacaaaaagtctggTGAATGGATCTAAGCTCCCATTCGTGTAAAAATGGACTGTAAACCTGTTCACGGCGTACCCAGAAAATGGGTGTATGGATTTTCAGGCTTCATTGATTGTCATAACACAGAGTTTGCTCTTCTGTAAGTTTCATATGGCTGGAATTTAGACCTAGTTAGCTTGTCTTCTTCACCCGTGGAGTACCTCAAGGCTCCATTTAGGGCCTGTTTTCATTTACTGGTATAAACCCCCTCGAGACCCTATTTGCTGTACACATCTCCACActtctctaaatataaatatatctgCTTTTGAATTTCAGTGACTGCTGGTAATGGGTCCATCCTCTTTCTTCAGTTGCAGGATTATAAGACAGAGGATCCTGTCTGGTCCTCTGAGAACCATAATGTAGCCATTTAAGATCAGTATCATCCAACCTTGATGCTCATTTAGGGAATCGTGGAGTGACACTGATTCAAGATTCAATTCTGCtacttttttcagcttttttctgaACATTGTTAAATTGAAGTCCATCACTTTTCTCAACTCCAGAATATTGCTCAGTTCACACTGTGTTGTTTGCAGCTGCTGCAGTAAACATTTCACTGGCTTCCTGTCAAATGCAGAACTGATTTTAAGGCCCTTTTATTGCTTTTTCAAAGCCAAGTGTGGGTTGGCAGCTGGGAAATGAACTTTTGCTTTATtcctgtcacggttctgggtcattttcGACCCAgcttttcctgtttctgttttggtgtttttcttaACTATGATTTGTTCGGGTTTTTAAGTTGTGCTGGTTTGATTTTGTAATAAGGGttattcttcttctctgttttaTGTGTTATATTCTTTCTGTCCACCACTCAGTgtcaagtttgtgtttttgtgaattgtttctggtttcctgttttactttgaaagttcatgtctcatgtcagtgtgttcagttttacttcccccctgcctccatccatccatccatccatccatcttcatccgctttgtccggggccgggtcgcgggggcagcagcctaagcaaagaggcccagacctccctctccccagccacctcctccagcttatccgggggaataccaaggcgttcccaggccagccgagagatataatctctccagcgtgtcctgggtctgccccggggcctcctcccggtgggacatgcctggaacacctcacccaggaggcgcccagggggcatccttgtcagatgcccgaaccacctcagctggctcctttcgatgtggagcagcagctgctctactctgagcccctcccggatggccgaacttctcaccctatctctaagggagaggccagccacccttcggaggaagctcatttctgccgcttgtatccgcgatctcgttctttcggtcactacccacagctcgtggccataggtgagggtagggacgtagatcgaccggtaaattgagagcttcgcttttacactcagctccctcttcaccacgacggaccggtgcagcgtccgcattactgcagctgcagccccaatccgtctgtcgatctccggctcccttctcccatcactcgcgaacaagaccccgagatacttgaactcctccacttgtggcaggaactcatccccgacccggagtgggcactccacccttttccggctgagaaccatggcctcagatttggaggtgctgatcctcattcccgctgcttcacactcggctgcgaaccgttccagtgcgagctggaggccctcacccgatgaagccaacagaaccacatcatctgcaaaaatcagagatgagattctgaggccaccaaagtgaaagccctccgccacttggctgcgcctagaaatcctgtccataaaaattatgaacagaacctgtctcgttagcctaatttctctcagctgtgtctcccttctgttgcccattccctgattactcccctgtgtatataagccctgtgttttcctgtgcacTTTGTCGTGTTGTGCTCTCTCCAAGCTGTGTGATTGTCGTGTTCctactttgttttgtttctgttagaGTTATTTTTATGGGATGTTTTTctagcattaaagctgtgttttgagttcaagTCCTGTCTCCCAGAGTCCTGCATTTCGGGTCCTTTTTCCTGcttgcctgcctgccacacagcccaCCATGACAATTCCACTCTCGCTCTTAGATACTCAAACCGTCTGCTTTTAACTCCTTGATCAAGAATAGAAAGAAAGGATGCTTCACAGTAGAATGTTGTCTTGATAAGGTTAATCTTGTTAGGCTGCATTTTTGCTGTTATGTTCAGAGATTCTTACAAAGAAGCTCCTGTTTATAAACTACAGTTCCTCTCACTTTCTACCCTCCCCGTTCTTCACTCTTCTTTCACCTCTTCTCTCATATCTctactgttttgttgttgtgccTCTTCCTCCAACTACATCTGTCTACTAAACAGTCTTTAACTACTTTTGTGTTTCTTGATGTTTCTCTCAGGACCGCCTGGTGTTGCTGGACAGCGCTGAGGACTTTGTCAGACTGGCCAAGGAAAAATATCCCAAGAAAGAAGGCTGAGAAAATGTGCCAAAGACCGAAGGAGTCCTTTAAAGAAAGTGGACTCATGCTGTTTTAACACATTTGACCACATTTCCGTTTTAATTTAAATCCTGAAGTTTAATTCTAACCGAAAACCCCTTTTTGTCCCAGCTCAGTCTGTTAACTTGTGCTTGTGTTGTTTGGCTTATACAATTTGTAAAATACAAAAGTAAAtactatttttaatatttattttttatgtctaTATCGTCACATCATTTTTAACTAAATCCATATTTTTCAAAGATAATAAAAATTATTcagtaaaaactaaaataacCTTTGAAACTATATTATTTATCTCTATATGTACAGTATTTTACACATAAaccatttaaatgtatttaaaaatccTCTTTAACACTCGTTTGTTAACACTTGTAGGAGTaaactgtttattttctgtcatattgGGTTGTTTCCCGTCCACGTTGTGACCATTAAAATATATTCACTCATTACGGgttcaatctttttttttactgtaatagTAGTTTTGTCCATAAGGTGGCAGCATATATACACATTGTggaagagacacacacactttaaccaTAATCGCCacaatcaccagttaacctaataaACATGGCTTCAGACCtacaaactgctgtcagaccaACCAGGAGGTCTGAACTGGAAACCGTGTTGATGTGACGTGACAGTGCTGACCATCCCACACTGAGACTCTGCTCACTCCTTAAAGTTATCGCTTCACAGAAGTGAGAAAAGGATGAATCCTCATGATTTGCTGCTCAAACTGTGATCGTGGAGAATGAGGATTAAGTTATCAGGTTAAATTTAAGACGTCCCAAATCTGGATTTAGCTTTCAGTTCAAAGGAGAAGTGCTCGAAacactttattctttattcttctataagaataaaatggagaaaaatggaaaactaTGCACACAGTGAGTTATGCAGGCTGTCTACCGGAAATTAAACTTTCTTCCCGCTTTTAACCCCCCTTTCTCTAAGATTTGTACAGGATGCCGATGACATCTTTGCTTTTTATCCAAGCCATTTTAGAATAACTGttaacctgcacacacacacacacacacacacacctgagacTCTCCACATGTTCAGGTTCAAAGGGTGTGTGACAACGTTTTGTGTGTGGTGCACTCCTTATTGCACACTTGCACACATGCATATGCACAAAGAAGCAGTTTACTCTGACCCAGATATTGTGCTCTTCAAGGCCCCTTCCAAAGTTTGGGAAACAGATGTGGAACTAAAAGAGGGGAGACGCTGGGGGAGGGGAGAGTATGAGATACGGACCAGTGGTCTGGCAGCATTGAACGCCATTGTGCTGCTTGCACCTTTTTCTCATTAAAccgctgtgtgtctgtgtgtgtgcatttttacATCGAGCACTGCTTGCATcattctccacacacacacacacacacacacacacacacacacacacacacacacacacacacacacacacacacacacacacacacagagtgatcagtttgtatttattggactgaaatatgacagaagaGAGAGAGTCATTGATTGAGAGGGTGCTTTTGTATGATGTCAGACTAGAATATTTAGACAAAAAGACGTGTTCTGATTACAGGGTTAAAAGCTCACTATATAACCTTTGGAAAACACACTTCTCATctgctgggtgtgtgtgtgtgtgtgtgtgagtgagacaaAAGCAACCAAAGGCCAGTCAGCGAACAGCTCGCTGTGGTCAGTCACGATCACAGACACAGCGGTCATTCAGACAGTGACTCCAGCTGATGGTCATTTTACGAGATGCTGAAGTGGATTGTTGTCCCCAGAC
This window of the Maylandia zebra isolate NMK-2024a linkage group LG16, Mzebra_GT3a, whole genome shotgun sequence genome carries:
- the LOC101471918 gene encoding melanoregulin, which produces MGAKFTICCCHYLKHNQEERNAILRMHSTPRPLEQLSSGSSDSETEEKNIFGPPPSKTSQWKNQQSQRSTADQRAIADRAENTPISQGLDRELQAFISMRDQTDEATEEWEKLNYDIHTLRYAKREVRARWKKILLQLGYQCEVDALLCVNKQRRFSRDEEHLNKATELLTQLLDHTSLFPPGTGHQNRYLCIMDRLVLLDSAEDFVRLAKEKYPKKEG